From a region of the Thermomicrobium roseum DSM 5159 genome:
- a CDS encoding GAF domain-containing sensor histidine kinase has product MTERSEHELDRAMARLKRLGIVLPLAFLAALVVIGHALVPALGANWAWIASGTLAVLGVVVFADWIFRPIGELYRRLLMQHAELAALHEAGVAITADLDLALVLQRVIDEARRLAGARYGLLIVLDDQGQRTLFTSGYPRTARCEQSTMGEHGILEAVLRDDRPLNIEDLDRYPGTRHYPEGHPTMRSLLGVPIRSQEGVLGGLYLADREDGQPFDEHDRSRLERFATQAALAIANARLHRRLMSLAVHEERERIAREMHDSLAQVLGYVITKVSALRELLRQPDRLAEAERHLEQLERAARDAYADVREAILGLRTGLAPNRSLVDALRSYVERWQDQSGVNARLIVEPSDDSLRGLQPMAELQLLRIVQEALTNVRKHARATEVTVQLARLDGTVCVRVADNGIGFDPGALERGQFPRFGLATMRERAEAVGGRLRVTSLPGQGTTVEAVLPVGIVLAETTGGRDASLDRR; this is encoded by the coding sequence ATGACCGAGCGTTCGGAGCACGAGCTCGATCGGGCGATGGCCAGGCTGAAGCGGCTGGGCATCGTCCTGCCGCTCGCCTTCTTGGCCGCACTCGTGGTAATCGGCCACGCGCTCGTTCCTGCGCTCGGTGCGAACTGGGCATGGATCGCCAGTGGAACGCTGGCAGTCTTGGGGGTGGTCGTCTTTGCCGATTGGATCTTCCGCCCGATCGGTGAACTCTACCGCCGCCTCCTCATGCAACATGCGGAACTGGCTGCCCTGCACGAAGCTGGCGTGGCGATCACCGCTGATCTCGATCTCGCTCTGGTGTTGCAGCGAGTGATCGACGAAGCTCGTCGGCTGGCCGGCGCGCGTTATGGCCTTTTGATCGTGCTGGATGATCAGGGCCAGCGTACGCTCTTCACCTCGGGTTATCCGCGAACCGCCCGCTGCGAACAGAGCACGATGGGAGAGCACGGCATTTTGGAGGCAGTACTGCGGGACGATCGCCCCCTCAACATCGAGGATCTCGATCGGTATCCCGGGACGCGGCACTATCCCGAGGGGCATCCCACCATGCGCAGCTTGCTCGGGGTGCCCATCCGCTCGCAAGAGGGGGTGCTCGGTGGTCTCTATCTGGCCGATCGCGAGGATGGTCAGCCATTCGATGAGCATGATCGCTCGCGGCTGGAGCGGTTCGCGACACAAGCTGCGCTCGCGATCGCAAATGCCCGGCTACATCGTCGCCTGATGAGTCTGGCGGTACACGAGGAGCGCGAGCGGATCGCCCGAGAAATGCACGACAGCCTCGCCCAGGTCTTGGGGTATGTCATCACGAAGGTGTCGGCGTTGCGTGAACTCCTGCGCCAACCCGATCGCCTCGCAGAGGCAGAGCGTCATTTGGAGCAACTCGAAAGAGCAGCGCGAGACGCCTACGCAGACGTTCGCGAAGCGATTCTCGGACTGCGGACCGGCCTCGCTCCGAACCGGAGCCTCGTCGATGCGTTGCGGAGTTACGTGGAGCGGTGGCAGGACCAGAGCGGCGTCAACGCTCGACTCATCGTCGAACCCTCGGACGACAGCTTGCGCGGTCTCCAGCCGATGGCAGAACTCCAGCTGCTCCGCATCGTCCAGGAAGCACTGACGAATGTCCGCAAGCATGCGCGAGCGACCGAAGTCACGGTCCAGCTCGCTCGACTCGATGGAACGGTGTGCGTTCGTGTGGCGGACAATGGGATCGGTTTCGATCCAGGAGCGCTGGAGCGCGGACAGTTCCCACGTTTTGGGCTCGCGACGATGCGCGAGCGTGCCGAAGCGGTGGGAGGAAGGTTGCGGGTCACCTCGCTTCCGGGCCAGGGAACGACGGTCGAGGCGGTGCTTCCGGTCGGCATCGTCCTGGCTGAAACGACTGGAGGACGAGATGCGTCTCTTGATCGTCGATGA
- a CDS encoding sensor domain-containing protein, with product MNEDIERGSEKGSGPTLATHRPAGDSSDIPELVAALWNSSEPQLLIDPQDGRIVDANDAAVRFYGWTYGVLCSFTIDRINTLPPAEIRARLAEATQRPRTRFVFPHRFADGRVRSVEVITGPVRVGERILLWSTLHDLSDIVHRSPEFETLAHRYQTLVENLPAVVYLEEADPPHRKIYVSPAAERLLGWAAHELQVDRATWYERFVAPEDRAWALAERERNDRTGEALRLVYRFRTGDGRTVWLRDEAVLIRDRLGHPWARHGLLTDVTSQKRLEARLQRELAFHNVLLGIASRLVTASSDEFENVVAATLADLGSFLAIDHLVLLECEGTDIVLLSRWQAPGIELSVRCLGRQAIPSLPSLQSLLERGQPVVVPRLEALDAGADDVRTFCTHLGLRSLLAVPLLAAGRLIGCLLAAQQRDERLWGEEELDLFTLVSQLYAASIQQRRAERAEAQHHAWLRATVLAAPDALLVLDANGIVRFASPAARTVLGLAPDQLVGRPLADLTTTPERVASWALDGLRPERANRIEVQFAHQPTRTVELSGVDLRSDRHIAGIVLSARDVTERKRAEQLLRERATRDQLTGLLSRFGFLEVLEALLHTTTAETIGILCCDLERFSALNDALSWEAGDAILRAVAERIRRVTGALAAARLEADRFAVALTAPDRTTLVRLAEELLHELSGWYEVGRDEVYARMRGGLACVEDGIDATTALRRAEIAFQVGKRAGQERLSVFDPVLYQASIERQFLERDLRRALEQGELQIHYQPVIAVSSGRLTSLEALVRWHHPDRGPISPAVFVPLAETTGLISQLTQWVLLQACRQLWAWSRAGLAPELSISVNLSPTDFLHLDVPQLVDDILQVTGLEPRRLTLELTESAMLDPAVSRERLERLRALGIAVLIDDFGAGYSSLGYLKQLPVSGLKIDRTLVADIDHDPASTAVVRSILELAGALELSVTAEGIESARQLAVLRELGCHYAQGFFVGRPAPPNAIHHLLRRGSTDHPYLDE from the coding sequence GTGAACGAGGATATCGAACGGGGGTCGGAGAAAGGGTCCGGCCCGACACTCGCTACGCACCGGCCTGCCGGGGACAGCTCGGACATTCCGGAACTCGTCGCAGCGCTCTGGAACAGTAGCGAGCCGCAGCTGCTGATCGACCCGCAGGACGGGCGTATCGTCGACGCCAACGATGCCGCCGTGCGCTTTTACGGGTGGACCTACGGCGTCCTGTGCTCGTTCACCATCGATCGCATCAACACCCTTCCGCCTGCTGAGATCCGAGCACGACTCGCCGAGGCCACCCAACGCCCTCGCACGCGTTTCGTTTTTCCCCACCGATTTGCGGATGGGCGCGTGCGCTCGGTCGAAGTGATCACCGGACCGGTACGCGTCGGCGAGCGCATCCTCCTCTGGTCGACTCTCCACGACCTGAGCGACATCGTCCATCGTTCCCCGGAATTCGAGACGCTCGCGCACCGCTATCAGACACTGGTCGAAAACCTCCCAGCTGTGGTCTATCTGGAGGAGGCCGATCCACCTCACCGTAAGATCTACGTGAGTCCGGCGGCTGAGCGACTCCTCGGTTGGGCCGCGCACGAACTCCAGGTCGATCGAGCGACCTGGTACGAGCGGTTCGTCGCACCGGAGGATCGCGCTTGGGCGCTCGCTGAGCGAGAGCGAAACGATCGTACCGGTGAAGCCTTGCGCCTGGTGTACCGGTTCCGCACTGGCGATGGTCGAACGGTTTGGCTCCGCGACGAGGCGGTCCTCATCCGCGACCGGCTGGGACACCCCTGGGCTCGGCACGGGCTCCTGACCGACGTGACCAGTCAGAAGCGCCTCGAGGCCCGCCTGCAACGGGAACTCGCTTTTCACAACGTCCTGCTCGGAATCGCCAGTCGCCTGGTGACAGCGAGCAGCGACGAGTTCGAGAACGTCGTGGCCGCGACGTTAGCCGATCTGGGATCGTTCCTGGCGATCGATCATCTCGTGCTTTTGGAGTGCGAAGGAACGGACATCGTGCTCCTGAGCCGGTGGCAGGCTCCCGGCATCGAGTTATCGGTACGGTGTCTCGGCCGGCAAGCGATTCCGAGCCTTCCCTCGCTCCAGTCGCTGCTCGAGCGCGGCCAACCGGTCGTCGTACCGCGTCTCGAAGCGCTCGACGCGGGGGCCGACGATGTGCGGACGTTCTGCACGCACCTCGGCCTGCGATCGCTCCTTGCAGTTCCGCTCCTGGCAGCTGGGCGCCTGATCGGCTGTCTCCTCGCCGCTCAGCAACGTGACGAGCGGCTGTGGGGTGAGGAGGAGCTGGATCTCTTCACGCTCGTTAGCCAACTCTACGCGGCATCGATCCAGCAGCGGCGGGCAGAACGAGCGGAGGCTCAGCATCACGCCTGGCTCCGTGCGACGGTTCTCGCTGCGCCGGACGCCCTGCTCGTTCTCGACGCCAACGGTATCGTTCGCTTCGCCTCGCCCGCGGCCCGGACTGTCCTCGGGCTGGCACCGGACCAGCTGGTCGGTCGCCCGCTCGCGGATCTGACGACCACTCCGGAGCGAGTCGCCAGCTGGGCACTCGACGGACTGCGACCCGAGCGAGCGAACCGCATCGAAGTCCAGTTCGCGCACCAGCCGACGCGCACGGTCGAACTCTCGGGTGTCGATCTCCGCAGCGACCGGCACATCGCGGGAATCGTGCTGTCTGCCCGCGATGTCACCGAGCGCAAGCGAGCCGAGCAGCTGCTCCGCGAGCGGGCGACACGCGACCAGCTGACCGGACTCCTGAGCCGCTTCGGATTTCTCGAAGTGCTCGAAGCGCTCCTCCACACGACCACCGCAGAAACGATCGGCATCCTCTGCTGTGATCTCGAGCGCTTTTCGGCATTGAACGATGCGCTGAGCTGGGAAGCGGGTGATGCCATCCTCCGCGCGGTCGCCGAGCGGATCCGCCGAGTAACCGGCGCGCTGGCCGCTGCTCGCCTGGAGGCCGACCGGTTCGCGGTCGCGCTGACCGCTCCCGACCGGACGACGCTCGTCCGACTCGCCGAGGAACTCTTGCACGAACTCAGCGGCTGGTACGAGGTGGGTCGTGACGAAGTCTACGCCCGCATGCGCGGCGGGCTGGCTTGCGTGGAAGATGGAATCGACGCGACCACCGCGCTCCGTCGGGCGGAAATCGCCTTCCAGGTCGGCAAGCGCGCCGGTCAGGAGCGTTTGTCCGTTTTCGATCCGGTGCTCTACCAGGCCAGCATCGAACGACAGTTCCTGGAGCGCGACCTGCGGCGCGCGCTGGAACAGGGGGAACTCCAGATCCATTATCAGCCAGTCATCGCCGTCTCGAGCGGTCGCTTGACCAGTTTGGAAGCACTGGTCCGTTGGCACCATCCCGATCGTGGCCCCATCTCTCCCGCCGTTTTCGTCCCCTTGGCCGAGACGACCGGATTGATCAGCCAGCTGACCCAGTGGGTGCTCCTGCAGGCCTGCCGTCAACTCTGGGCCTGGTCTCGGGCCGGACTGGCTCCAGAACTTTCGATCAGCGTCAACCTGAGCCCCACCGACTTCCTGCACTTGGACGTACCGCAGCTCGTCGACGACATCCTGCAGGTGACCGGCCTGGAGCCGCGACGGCTGACGCTCGAGCTGACCGAGTCGGCGATGCTCGACCCGGCCGTCTCGCGCGAGCGACTCGAGCGTTTGCGGGCGCTCGGCATCGCGGTGTTGATCGACGACTTCGGTGCGGGGTACTCCTCGCTCGGCTACCTCAAGCAGTTACCGGTGAGCGGGCTCAAGATCGATCGCACCCTGGTGGCCGATATCGATCATGATCCGGCGAGCACAGCTGTCGTCCGCTCGATTCTGGAGTTGGCCGGCGCTCTCGAGTTGAGCGTCACGGCGGAAGGGATCGAATCGGCACGCCAACTCGCTGTCCTGCGCGAGCTCGGTTGCCATTACGCACAGGGATTCTTCGTCGGTCGGCCTGCTCCGCCGAATGCGATCCACCATCTCTTGCGCCGTGGCTCCACCGACCACCCCTATCTGGACGAGTGA
- the erpA gene encoding iron-sulfur cluster insertion protein ErpA gives MQQTTLITMTPEAVRRLKQFMDEQGMPEAYLRVFVAPGGCSGLQYGMALEESAEEDDFTFEIDGVRVIVDPFSATYLEGAEIDYVNSLMGGGFTVHNPNAVATCACGHSFDAGGNAGTAQGCGCGGW, from the coding sequence ATGCAACAGACGACGCTCATCACGATGACACCCGAGGCGGTGCGCCGCCTGAAGCAGTTCATGGACGAGCAGGGCATGCCGGAGGCGTATCTCCGTGTGTTCGTCGCGCCGGGTGGCTGCTCGGGTCTCCAGTACGGTATGGCCCTCGAGGAGTCGGCGGAGGAAGACGACTTCACATTCGAGATCGACGGTGTCCGCGTGATCGTCGATCCCTTCAGTGCGACGTATCTCGAGGGTGCCGAGATCGACTATGTCAATAGCCTCATGGGAGGTGGATTCACTGTCCACAATCCGAACGCCGTTGCCACGTGTGCCTGTGGCCATAGCTTCGATGCTGGCGGCAATGCCGGTACGGCCCAAGGGTGCGGGTGCGGCGGCTGGTGA
- a CDS encoding acyl-CoA mutase large subunit family protein gives MATTEIRRVVTDSGIEIAPVYRETGRRPEPDPGAYPYTRGIHPTMYRGKKWTIRQYAGYGSAEETNRRFRLLLERGQTGLSVAFDLPTQLGYDSDHPLARPEVGRVGVAISTLDDMRRLFAGIDLGAVTTSMTINAPAAILLLMYQIVAEEQGVDPKQLRGTIQNDILKEYAARGTYIFPPRPSMRLVVDTFAYCKEHLPNWNTISISGYHIREAGATAVQEVAFTLANAIAYVRAAIDAGLAVDEFAPRLSFFFGAHNNFFEEVAKFRAARRMWAIIMRERFGAQNPRSWMLRFHTQTCGCTLTAQQPLNNIVRVAYQALAAVLGGTQSLHTNSYDEALGLPTEESATIALRTQQILAEETGVADTADPLGGSYFVEALTDEVERRAWELIDAIEELGGAVAAIERGWIQAQIAESAYAWEQAVERGERIVVGVNRYQDAIPVHVPVHRLDDAAVERQIARVQEYRARQDSERVARALDRLEEAARGTENMLPVLREALLAGATLGQICGRLRQVWGEYRPRF, from the coding sequence ATGGCGACGACCGAGATCCGCCGCGTGGTGACCGATTCAGGAATCGAGATCGCGCCGGTCTATCGCGAAACCGGTCGTCGGCCCGAGCCGGATCCCGGTGCATACCCCTACACGCGGGGGATCCACCCCACGATGTACCGCGGCAAGAAGTGGACGATCCGGCAATATGCTGGATACGGCTCGGCAGAAGAGACGAATCGTCGTTTCCGGCTTCTTCTCGAGCGGGGACAAACCGGACTGAGCGTCGCCTTCGACCTCCCTACTCAGCTCGGTTACGACTCCGATCATCCGCTGGCGCGACCGGAGGTGGGGCGAGTCGGGGTGGCTATCTCGACGCTCGATGACATGCGTCGGCTGTTCGCTGGAATCGATCTCGGTGCTGTCACGACCTCGATGACGATCAATGCCCCAGCGGCGATTCTCCTGCTCATGTACCAGATCGTCGCCGAGGAGCAGGGGGTGGATCCGAAGCAGCTGCGCGGCACCATCCAGAACGACATTCTCAAAGAGTATGCTGCGCGCGGTACCTACATCTTTCCACCGCGCCCGTCGATGCGTTTGGTCGTCGATACGTTCGCGTACTGTAAGGAGCACCTCCCCAACTGGAACACCATCTCGATCAGCGGCTACCACATCCGCGAAGCTGGGGCGACCGCTGTGCAGGAAGTCGCGTTCACGCTGGCCAACGCCATCGCCTATGTCCGGGCGGCGATCGATGCGGGGCTCGCGGTGGACGAGTTCGCGCCGCGCCTCAGCTTCTTTTTCGGCGCCCACAACAACTTCTTCGAGGAGGTCGCCAAGTTCCGGGCCGCGCGCCGGATGTGGGCCATCATCATGCGAGAGCGGTTCGGCGCCCAGAACCCACGATCCTGGATGTTGCGGTTCCACACGCAGACCTGTGGCTGCACCCTCACTGCGCAACAGCCCTTGAACAACATCGTACGCGTCGCCTACCAGGCTCTGGCTGCTGTCCTGGGGGGAACCCAGAGCTTGCACACCAACTCCTATGACGAGGCGCTGGGCTTGCCCACCGAGGAATCGGCGACGATCGCCTTGCGCACGCAGCAGATCCTGGCCGAAGAGACCGGTGTGGCTGATACGGCTGATCCGCTGGGCGGCTCCTATTTCGTCGAGGCTTTGACCGACGAGGTGGAGCGGCGCGCGTGGGAGCTCATCGATGCCATCGAGGAGCTCGGCGGGGCAGTCGCCGCGATCGAGCGAGGCTGGATCCAAGCGCAGATCGCCGAAAGCGCCTACGCGTGGGAGCAAGCCGTCGAGCGTGGAGAGCGTATCGTCGTCGGCGTCAACCGCTATCAAGACGCGATACCGGTGCACGTACCGGTGCACCGGTTGGATGATGCAGCGGTCGAGCGACAGATCGCGCGTGTGCAGGAGTACCGGGCGCGGCAGGACAGCGAGCGGGTCGCCCGAGCGCTCGACCGCCTGGAAGAGGCTGCCCGAGGAACGGAGAACATGCTCCCTGTCCTGCGCGAGGCGCTCCTGGCAGGGGCGACGCTCGGTCAGATCTGTGGGCGCCTGCGCCAGGTGTGGGGAGAGTACCGACCCCGCTTCTGA
- the glnA gene encoding type I glutamate--ammonia ligase: MQGHEGHDAATRWAGVQWRRRRIGSDGRVREGGFALVVDTSVIGRRAAAPSPEEVLRRAEELKIEFVSLQFTDIMGIVKNVQIPIDVFPHVIEQGQWFDGSSIEGFARIAESDMYLMPDLSTFSPIPWDPQTARVICWVYNPNGELFPGDPRVVLLRQLERAAKLGLVYNTGPELEFFLFRKENGKIMPLPHDQGSYFDLTTDLAAEVRKDMIRALQAFGIKVEAGHHEVAIGQHEIDFEYSDALTTADNAITFKYTLKAIAQQHDLHATFMPKPIAGINGSGMHTHQSLASLETGANLFVDVEDPYGLSDLAKHFIAGQLAHARGMCAVLAPLVNSYKRLVPGYEAPVYISWARQNRSALIRVPAVRHGRLQATRIELRCPDPSANPYLAYAVMLAAGLDGIERKLPLPEPVEENVYHFTDEDLKRRNIQTLPATLGEAMAELEKDEVIREALGEHVFERLLEAQKRDWDAFRQYVTQWELDRYLEIY, encoded by the coding sequence ATGCAGGGCCACGAGGGCCACGACGCGGCTACCCGCTGGGCGGGTGTGCAGTGGCGTCGCCGGCGGATCGGCAGTGATGGTCGAGTCCGTGAAGGAGGGTTTGCGTTGGTCGTCGATACGAGCGTGATCGGTCGTCGTGCTGCTGCGCCGAGCCCGGAGGAGGTGCTCCGGCGCGCAGAAGAGCTCAAGATCGAGTTCGTCAGTCTGCAATTCACCGACATCATGGGGATCGTCAAGAACGTCCAGATTCCCATCGATGTGTTTCCCCACGTTATCGAGCAGGGCCAGTGGTTCGATGGTTCGTCGATCGAGGGGTTCGCGCGCATCGCGGAAAGCGACATGTACCTCATGCCCGACCTCTCGACCTTCTCCCCTATTCCCTGGGATCCCCAGACCGCTCGCGTCATTTGCTGGGTCTACAATCCGAATGGTGAACTGTTTCCCGGTGACCCGCGGGTCGTCCTGCTGCGTCAGCTCGAGCGGGCAGCCAAGCTCGGCCTCGTCTACAATACCGGTCCCGAGCTGGAGTTCTTTCTGTTCCGCAAGGAGAACGGCAAGATCATGCCACTCCCGCATGACCAGGGGAGCTACTTCGACTTGACCACCGACCTGGCCGCCGAGGTGCGCAAGGACATGATCCGGGCCTTGCAAGCGTTCGGCATCAAGGTCGAGGCTGGTCACCACGAGGTCGCCATCGGTCAGCACGAAATCGACTTCGAGTATTCCGATGCGCTGACGACAGCCGACAACGCGATCACCTTCAAGTACACCTTGAAAGCGATCGCTCAACAGCATGATCTGCATGCCACCTTCATGCCCAAGCCGATCGCCGGGATCAATGGCAGCGGCATGCACACGCACCAGAGCCTGGCCTCGCTCGAGACCGGTGCTAATCTCTTCGTCGATGTCGAGGACCCCTACGGTCTCTCCGATCTCGCCAAGCACTTCATCGCGGGGCAGCTCGCGCACGCGCGAGGGATGTGCGCGGTTCTGGCACCGCTCGTCAACAGCTACAAGCGACTGGTTCCCGGATACGAGGCGCCGGTATACATCAGCTGGGCACGACAGAACCGCTCAGCGCTCATCCGCGTCCCTGCCGTGCGGCATGGTCGCCTGCAAGCGACGCGTATCGAATTGCGTTGTCCTGATCCCTCGGCGAACCCCTATCTCGCCTATGCTGTCATGTTGGCAGCCGGGCTGGATGGGATCGAGCGCAAGCTGCCACTTCCCGAGCCGGTGGAGGAGAATGTCTACCACTTCACCGACGAGGACCTCAAGCGACGCAACATCCAAACGCTACCGGCGACCCTCGGTGAAGCGATGGCCGAACTCGAAAAGGACGAGGTGATCCGCGAGGCTCTCGGCGAACATGTCTTCGAGCGATTGCTCGAGGCGCAGAAGCGCGACTGGGATGCTTTCCGGCAGTATGTCACCCAGTGGGAACTCGATCGTTACCTCGAGATCTATTGA
- the glnA gene encoding type I glutamate--ammonia ligase, producing MYGSCTSPEHVLDLIRSRGIQIVDLRFTDLPGTWQHASLPASQLSLADFERGIGFDGSSIRGFQAIEESDMLLVPDPTTAFIDPFAAVPTLVMICNVVDPETRQPYARDPRYVAQKAERYLRDLGIADTSFWGPEIEFFIFDHVSYEVLPYRMGFAIDSREGYWNSGRNDGTPNLGYTIRPKEGYFPAPPHDTFQDIRSEAALLLEQIGVPVEMHHHEVATAGQGEIDMRRDTLTAMADKVMIYKYVIKNVARKHGCTATFMPKPLFGDNGNGMHTHQSLWRDGTNLFYAACHYAELSELALSYIAGLLTHVDALLALTSPTTNSYKRLVPHYEAPVNVAFSKRNRSACIRIPMYTTGPENAAAKRVEFRPPDPSCNPYLAFAAMLMAGLDGIQRRLDASRFGPLDVNTYQLPPEQAAQVKSVPGSLGAALEALERDHDWLLEGNVFTRDLLETWVSYKREKELREVEVRPHPYEFYLYFDI from the coding sequence ATGTACGGGTCGTGCACATCGCCAGAACACGTTCTCGATCTGATCCGGTCACGTGGTATCCAGATCGTCGATTTGCGCTTTACGGATCTTCCCGGCACGTGGCAGCATGCGTCGCTGCCAGCGAGCCAGCTCAGCTTGGCCGATTTCGAGCGCGGCATCGGCTTCGATGGTTCGAGTATCCGCGGTTTCCAGGCCATCGAAGAAAGCGACATGTTGCTCGTTCCTGACCCGACGACGGCCTTCATCGATCCGTTCGCGGCTGTCCCGACTCTGGTCATGATTTGTAACGTCGTCGATCCGGAGACGCGTCAACCGTATGCGCGTGATCCGCGCTACGTTGCCCAGAAAGCCGAGCGATACCTGCGCGATCTGGGGATCGCCGACACGAGTTTCTGGGGACCGGAAATCGAGTTTTTCATTTTTGACCACGTCAGTTACGAGGTCTTGCCCTATCGCATGGGCTTCGCGATCGACTCGCGTGAAGGGTACTGGAACAGTGGTCGCAACGACGGGACGCCGAATCTCGGCTATACCATCCGCCCCAAGGAGGGATACTTCCCAGCTCCTCCTCACGATACCTTTCAGGACATCCGCAGCGAGGCGGCGTTGCTCCTCGAGCAGATCGGTGTTCCCGTCGAGATGCACCATCACGAAGTCGCGACCGCTGGCCAAGGCGAGATCGACATGCGGCGCGATACGTTGACTGCCATGGCCGACAAGGTGATGATCTACAAGTATGTCATCAAGAACGTTGCCCGAAAGCATGGCTGCACAGCGACCTTCATGCCAAAGCCGCTCTTCGGGGATAACGGCAACGGCATGCACACGCATCAGAGCTTGTGGCGCGATGGAACGAACCTGTTCTACGCGGCGTGCCATTATGCTGAACTCTCCGAGCTCGCCCTTTCCTACATCGCCGGCTTGCTGACCCATGTCGATGCGCTCCTCGCATTGACGAGCCCGACGACCAACTCGTACAAGCGGCTCGTGCCGCACTACGAGGCTCCGGTCAACGTGGCCTTCTCCAAGCGCAATCGCAGCGCTTGCATCCGGATCCCGATGTATACGACCGGACCGGAGAATGCTGCGGCCAAGCGGGTCGAGTTCCGCCCTCCCGACCCGAGTTGCAATCCGTATCTGGCCTTCGCTGCCATGCTGATGGCCGGTCTGGATGGCATTCAGCGGCGACTCGATGCGAGCCGATTTGGCCCGCTCGACGTCAATACCTATCAGTTGCCGCCCGAGCAGGCAGCACAGGTCAAGAGCGTGCCGGGCTCGCTCGGGGCCGCCCTCGAGGCGCTCGAGCGTGATCATGACTGGCTGCTGGAAGGGAACGTCTTCACCCGTGATCTCTTGGAAACCTGGGTGAGCTATAAGCGCGAGAAGGAACTCCGAGAAGTAGAGGTTCGACCGCATCCCTATGAATTCTACCTGTACTTTGATATCTAG